The following are encoded in a window of Flavobacteriales bacterium genomic DNA:
- a CDS encoding aryl-sulfate sulfotransferase, giving the protein MNPWLLGQNTIGLLAYDPELTTDGYMLFQPIEQGSIFLVNPCGQLVHEWPDDLYTTGAGFRFMDNGDIMRTAVATSNPAFVAGGSGHVVQRKDWSNNVVWQFAYSTPQVCMHHDIDVMPNGNVLIIAWEKKTLAEAISEGFDATSYAHNEIWPDHIIEVMPTGPNTGEIVWAWYAWDHLIQDHDPGLPNYGVVADHPELIDLNFIPVGIPDWQHFNAIYYDPELDLILLSSPFNNELWVIDHSTTTEEAAGHTGGNFGMGGDLLYRWGNPAAYGRGGQQDQTLFFNHNTRWLGPGLNEDDPDRGKIMVFNNRAGGGNNYSAVDIITPPMDENGGFILEEGAAFGPIQYDWRYATEVPTEFFSPIMSSAQKLRDGNVLVCASRQGWMFQITYSGEVVWSYRNPIINGIPQPQGIITTEEGWPFMAEWLEPDHPGLADKVLVPVGYLELDPVPLPPCDFPTQADGVPSVAGDLQILGNLVVDQIVIQSANETPYRIFNALGGMVRSGTLGTGRTTLGLNGLSTGSYVLVEGNERPAMHRFHIVSQ; this is encoded by the coding sequence GTGAATCCATGGCTACTTGGACAGAATACCATCGGCCTGCTTGCCTATGACCCCGAACTCACCACCGATGGATACATGCTGTTCCAACCGATCGAGCAGGGATCCATCTTCCTGGTGAACCCCTGCGGGCAACTGGTGCATGAATGGCCTGATGACCTGTACACGACAGGGGCTGGCTTCCGCTTCATGGACAACGGTGACATCATGCGCACCGCGGTCGCGACCTCCAACCCGGCTTTCGTTGCCGGTGGATCGGGCCATGTTGTCCAACGCAAGGATTGGTCGAACAACGTGGTCTGGCAGTTCGCCTACAGCACACCACAAGTATGCATGCATCACGATATTGACGTGATGCCCAACGGCAATGTGCTGATCATCGCCTGGGAGAAGAAGACCCTGGCCGAAGCGATCAGCGAGGGTTTTGATGCCACATCGTACGCGCACAACGAGATATGGCCGGACCACATCATCGAGGTCATGCCCACCGGACCCAATACTGGCGAGATCGTTTGGGCCTGGTACGCCTGGGACCATCTGATCCAGGACCATGATCCCGGCCTGCCGAACTATGGCGTGGTGGCTGATCATCCGGAATTGATCGACCTCAATTTCATCCCGGTCGGGATCCCCGATTGGCAGCATTTCAACGCCATCTACTACGATCCGGAACTGGACCTGATACTGTTGAGCAGCCCATTCAACAACGAGCTTTGGGTGATCGACCACAGCACCACCACGGAAGAAGCGGCCGGACACACGGGTGGCAATTTCGGCATGGGGGGCGACCTCTTGTACCGCTGGGGCAATCCGGCCGCGTATGGCAGAGGTGGGCAGCAAGATCAAACGTTGTTCTTCAATCACAATACGCGGTGGCTCGGGCCCGGGCTCAATGAGGATGACCCCGATCGGGGCAAGATCATGGTGTTCAACAACCGTGCGGGGGGGGGCAACAACTACAGTGCTGTTGACATCATCACCCCCCCGATGGATGAGAATGGGGGCTTCATCCTGGAAGAGGGTGCCGCATTCGGCCCGATCCAGTATGACTGGCGGTACGCCACCGAGGTCCCTACCGAGTTCTTTTCACCGATCATGTCCAGTGCTCAGAAACTTCGCGATGGCAATGTGCTCGTATGCGCCAGCAGGCAAGGTTGGATGTTCCAGATCACCTACTCAGGTGAGGTAGTATGGTCGTACCGGAACCCCATCATCAATGGCATCCCGCAACCACAAGGCATCATCACCACCGAAGAAGGCTGGCCCTTCATGGCGGAATGGTTGGAACCGGACCACCCTGGATTGGCGGACAAAGTGTTGGTGCCTGTTGGGTATTTGGAACTTGATCCCGTGCCCTTGCCCCCATGCGACTTTCCGACCCAGGCCGATGGGGTGCCATCCGTTGCCGGCGACCTTCAGATCCTGGGGAACTTGGTTGTGGACCAGATCGTGATCCAAAGTGCCAACGAAACCCCGTACCGCATATTCAATGCCTTGGGTGGCATGGTGAGGTCCGGAACTTTGGGGACTGGAAGGACCACCCTGGGCCTGAACGGTCTGTCCACCGGCAGTTACGTTCTTGTTGAAGGAAACGAACGTCCTGCCATGCACCGCTTCCACATCGTTTCCCAGTAG